Proteins encoded in a region of the Ornithodoros turicata isolate Travis chromosome 3, ASM3712646v1, whole genome shotgun sequence genome:
- the LOC135388387 gene encoding uncharacterized protein LOC135388387, with product MLAVLLLVIVGSVSGTELYKESFLNDYTDAFLDVVLPINLGKRPAAYPLESFNVKVLKTWYTNRDLKAEFHNGRLTGLKQARALRKVGDCSRLQEGTTVTWSCTVEFTALKAAYDGTARGENLAGINRSLNFEANFLQPRGVVEIQFFRSTLPVLKSWRVLPLNMSFSFSREPDLNDQRRKSLEDELKRNIGVSVTRVLYGPFQQDLNTTVSDAMSYVLLTGDNFK from the exons ATGCTTGCTGTTCTCCTGCTTGTCATCGTAGGTTCTGTCAGCG GGACCGAACTCTACAAGGAATCATTTCTCAATGACTACACGGACGCCTTCTTGGATGTAGTGTTGCCGATCAATTTAGGGAAACGACCTGCTGCCTACCCGCTCGAAAGCTTTAACGTCAAAGTATTGAAGACTTGGTACACAAACAGAGATCTCAAGGCCGAGTTCCACAACGGAAGACTGACGGGTCTAAAGCAAGCGCGTGCCTTGAGGAAGGTTGGCGATTGCAGTCGGCTTCAGGAAGGAACGACCGTCACCTGGAGTTGTACGGTGGAGTTCACAGCTCTGAAAGCAGCGTACGACGGGACTGCCAGAGGAGAGAACTTGGCTGGCATTaacaggagccttaactttgagGCCAATTTCCTGCAACCGAGAGGTGTCGTCGAGATACAGTTCTTTCGAA GTACCCTGCCGGTTCTCAAATCTTGGAGGGTCCTTCCCTTGAACATGAGCTTCTCCTTTTCGAGGGAACCAGACCTGAATGACCAACGCAGGAAGAGCTTGGAAGATGAACTGAAGAGGAACATCGGTGTCTCAGTCACACGCGTACTCTACGGGCCGTTCCAACAGGACCTCAACACTACCGTTTCGGATGCCATGTCGTACGTCCTTCTCACTGGAGATAATTTCAAATAA